GTCAGGGGTGTCGGAGGGGTCCATGCACCCATTGTGCGCAGGCTTGACCCCGGCACCGACCCGAAAATATCTTTCATACGTGACCCGGGAAGTGAAGGAAATTTTCGGAAACGCGCTCGCCGCGAAGGTGCGCACGCTGGGTCCGTCCATGACCCGCTCCATGCAGCGGGTCGCGGAGGCCGTGGCGAAGGACCCCGCGGGGTGCGCCGTGCTCACCGTCACCGGCCTGGCGGAACTGACCGGGACGAGCGAGGCGACCGTCGTACGGACGGCCCGGCTGCTGGGCTATCCCGGGTACCGCGACCTCCGGCTCGCCCTCGCCGGGCTCGCCGCGCAGCAGCAGTCCGGGCGGGCGCCCGCGATCACCACCGACATCGCGGTGGACGATCCCCTCGCCGACGTCGTGGCGAAACTCGCGTACGACGAGCAGCAGACCCTCGCGGACACGGCGGCCGGACTGGACGTCGCGCAGCTGGGCGCGGCGGTCGCCGCGACGGCCTCGGCCCGGCGTATCGACGTGTACGGGGTCGGCGCCTCCGGTCTCGTCGCGCAGGACCTCACGCAGAAGCTGCTGCGGATAGGGCTGATAGCGCAGGCGCACAGCGATCCGCACCTGGCCGTGACGAACGCCGTGCAGCTGCGCACGGGGGACGTGGCGATCGCCATCACGCACTCCGGGTCCACGGGGGACGTCATCGAGCCCCTGCGGGTCGCCTTCGAGCACGGGGCCACGACGGTGGCGATCACCGGCCGGCCGGGCGGTGCGGTGGCCCAGTACGCCGATCATGTGCTGACCACGTCCACGGCCCGGGAGAGTGAACTGAGGCCGGCGGCGATGTCGTCCCGGACCAGTCAGCTGCTGGTGGTGGACTGTCTGTTCGTGGGCGTGGCGCAGCGGACGTACGAGACGGCGGCGCCGGCGCTGGCCGCGTCCTATGAAGCACTGGCGCACCGGCACCGCCGTCAGGCGCCGGGTTCCCGGTAGAAGTCAGTCCCGAAGAAAGAGCCGCTCCTCCATGACCTTCCCCTCCGGCCCCCGTGATCTGCAAGCCCAGTTGGAGAGCCTGACCACCGAGGCCTTCCGGCCCGAGCTCGCCGATGTCGACCGGTTGCCGACCCTCGACATCGCCCGGCTGATGAACGGCGAGGACGCCACCGTCCCCGTGGCCGTCGCGCGGCGGCTGCCCGAGATCGCCGCCGCCATCGACGCCGTCGCCGACCGCATGGCCCGCGGCGGGCGGCTGATCTACGCCGGTGCCGGTACCGCCGGTCGGCTCGGGGTGCTGGACGCCTCCGAGTGCCCGCCGACCTTCAACACCGACCCCGCGCAGGTCGTGGGAGTGATCGCGGGCGGCCCCGAGGCCATGGTCACCTCGGTCGAAGGGGCCGAGGACTCCGCGGAACTGGCGCGGGCCGACCTGGACGCGCTCGCGGTGAGCGCCGTGGACAGCGTGGTCGGGGTGTCCGCGTCGGGTCGTACCCCCTATGCCGTGGGGGCGGTCGAACATGCCCGCGCACGGGGGGCGTTGACCGTCGGCCTGTCCTGCAACGCCGACAGCGCGCTGGCCGCGGCCGCCGATCACGGCATCGAGGTGGTCGTGGGCCCCGAACTGCTCACCGGCTCGACCCGGCTCAAGGCCGGTACCGCCCAGAAGCTCGTCCTCAACATGCTGTCGACGATCACGATGATCCGCCTCGGCAAGACCTACGGGAACCTGATGGTCGACGTACGCGCCTCGAACGAGAAACTGCGCGCCCGGTCCCGCCGCATCGTCGCTCTCGCCACCGGTGCCGACGACGAGGAGGTCGAGCGCGCTCTGGCCGCCACCGGCGGCGAGGTGAAGAACGCGATCCTGACCATTCTGGCCGACGTCGACGGCCAGATGGCCGCCCGCCTCCTTCAGGAGACGGGCGGCCATCTGCGGGCCGCGCTGGCGGCCACCACTCAGTGACGAGGGTGCTAGCCCACGCTCACCGAGTACGCGCTGGTGCTCAGCTTGCCCTTGCCGGTGAAGACCTCGGTGCCCGCCTCGACGCTCGTCAGGTACGAGGTGTTCGCCATCAGCCGCTTCTGCACCAGGGTGTTGGCGAGCGCGGTGAGGTCGGTCGTCGCACTGTTGGTGTTGGCGACGCGGACGAACGAGTAGACGTTCCAGCTGCTGGTGACCTTGCCGCTGCTGTCCTTGTTGGTGATCTTGCCGACGTAGAGGTCCCAGGTGGAACCGGCGGCGGTGACCCGCTCGCGCTTCGTGCCCAGGGGGCCGGCGCCGTTCTGGTGGTTGAGCCAGACCATCATCTCGTCGTGGGGCTGGTCCTGCCAGTCCGGGTTGGACTTGGTGTGGAACCACACGTCGTAGGCGACGTTCATGACCGTGGGCGTGTTCTGGGTGATGTTGAACGCCCAGGAACTGGTCACCTTGCGGCCGCTGTTGAGGCGGACGGGCAGCTTGGTGTTGTTCTGCTTCCAGCCCCAGTGCCAGCCCAGCACGATGCTCCCGTAGGCCTTCACACTGGTCTTGTCGCCCGTCCAGTCGAAGGACGTCTCCCAGTTGGCCTTGCCGCTGCGGTAGGAGTTGAGCCAGGTGCACTGCTTGCCGGTGGCGTTCTTGGCGCCCCAGACGTTGTTGTTGAGGTAGTACGGCGGAATGCTGACGGTGTTGAACGCCGTGCAGTTGTCCTTGGCCACGGCAGGCGCGGGGGCCGGGGCGGGGGCGGCCGTCGCCATCTGGGAGGCCAGCAGCAGAGGCGCCGCCGCGAGAGCGGTCACCAGGAGTTTCCGGCGATGGTTCATGGGGCGGTTCCTTACCTGTAGGTGACGTCCGTGGACTTGTAGATGCAGTTCCGGCCGTCCGGCCCTGACCCGGTCTTCGTCGGCTCGCCGGAGGTCGTGCCGCGGAACTTCTGGCAGACCACGATCTTGCGGGCGGAGTCGCCGACGACGGTGATCCGTGACAGGCGCGCGGTGTCCCCGTACGGCGTGGCGTTGATGCCGACGACGTCGAGGCCGGGCGCCTTGACGGTGACGTTGTCCACCACGACGTGGCGGGTGTACTGCGTCCGGCAGACGCCGCAGGAGCGGTAGAGCTTGCCGAAGTCGGACACCTCGAAGTTGCGGATGACGAACGTGCCCGGCCCGTTGTGCTGGAACACCTTGTCCGCGGCCTTGCGGGCACCGCCTCCGTCGACGGTCATCGTCTGGTTGGCGCGGGTGCCCTTGAAGGTGGCCGCGTCCTCGCCGACGTCCTCCCACCACACGTTCTTGAGCGTGCAGGTGCCGCGGCAGTGGATACCGTCGGCGGCCGGGGAACCGATGATCACGTTGGAGACCGTGGCGCCGTCGGCCAGCTCCAGGATCGGGTCCTGGCCCTCGACCTGACCGCTGCCGCCGAGGGCGCCGGTGCCGACGAAGCGGGTGAAGTCGAAGTTCTTGTTGCCGCTGACCGGCTTGGTCGTGGAGACCTTCTCGACGCGCTTGGCGGTGGGCCAGACTGCGGCCGGTCGCGCCTGCGCGGACCGCGACGACACGGTCGTCGAGGCCGTCGACGACCCGGTGGCCGCGGACGCGCCCGCGGTCAGGGGTGTGGTGCTCAGTACGGCGGTGGCGGCCAGGGCGATGCCCGCGGCGCGCAGCGAACGGATCCGGATCATGCGGCCGTCACCGCCGACGGGCGTGCCCGGTGCGGCCGGGACTGTGCCTGTGCCTGTGCCTGTGCCGCGGTGGGCGACAGGGGCACCAGCGCCGTGGCCGCGAGTGCGGTCAGCGGCGCGAGCGTGCGTGTTCGGATGGTCATGAACGCATCTTCACCAAATGCACTGAAATTCCGCATTTCGGACGGAGCGAATGATGATCGCTCTGCGTCACCGCCGGACCGTCAAGGACCCTTCGGCCGACCAGACCAGGGTGTAGCGCCAGAAGAGACGGCGCCGCAGCCGGACCCCGGGCAGCACCCGGCCGGCCTCCCGGACCACCTCCGTGTACGGCACGTCGGGCTGCCGGGTCACGGCGGTCATCGCGACGGGAAGCGACGCCTTCCGACCCCGGTGCTTGAGCCACCCGGTGACCGCGTTGAGCGGGACGGAGGCCAGGCCGAGCAACTGCTGGACACGGGTGTCCTCCTGGGCCACACCCACGATCACCAGGGTTCCGCCGGGGGCCAGTTGACGACGGAAGCGGGCGAGGGCCCCGGCCAGGGGGAGGTGGTGGAGCACGGCGACGCAGGTGATGACGTCGTAGGGGCCTTCGTCGTACGACAGCGCGTCCGCAACGGAGTAGGTGACGGGGAGGCCGGGGTCCGTCAACTCCCGTGCCTCGCCGATGATCCGCTCGTCGCTGTCGATGCCGTGCACGTGTGTCGCGCGGGTCGCCAGCAGCCGGACGAGATCTCCCGAACCGCAGCCGACGTCGAGGGCCCGGCCGAAGCGCGAGGGCAACTGCCGCAGCAGCCACGGGTGGAAGTGGGCGTTGTGGGACCAGGGGTGGGCGTCGTTGAAGGCCTGGAGAGCGGCGAGGACGCGGGGCGTGAGAAGGCGCATGGGGCCCATTTCAACAGGGCATGCGCCCCTCCCTGTTGACCTTGCGCACCCTCGCCCGCAGCACGTCGGCCTGCGGCGCGGCCCCGAGGGACTGCGGCGGACAGTCCCACTCCCGGCCGCCACCGAGCGGCCTGAGCTGCACCCTTCCGCCGAGGTGCCCCATCACCTCCCCCACCCGTCCGTCCCGCACATCGACGGCGTACGAACCCACCGGCGGCCTCTCCCCCCGCAGTACCGACGCCAGCCGCTCCGCCGTACGTACGTTGCAGCGCCCCAGGTCGACCAGCGGGAAGGGCTCGTCACCGGCCCCGGTGAGCGGGTCCACGGCGAGGGACGGCAGCACGACCCCGACGCCGACGAGGGCCTCCCGCAGGGACTCCAGGACTTCTTCGGTCGACCGCACGCTTCCTCCATCGGCACGCTGGGTTGGTGATTCACGACACAGCGTGGCGGTCACGGCTCTAACCTGGCCAGACAGAGCATCCCAACAACCTCAGCTGGTGGATCGGGAGTCACGCATGGCAGGACCGAAGGATCTGGACCCGTCATCGTCACCGAGGGCGCTGCTGGGCGCGGAGTTGCGTCACGCGCGGGAGAAGGCGGGCCTGAGCCAGGAGGAGTTGGGGCAACGGCTGTTCGTGAGCGGGTCGTTCGTGGGGCAGCTGGAGGCGGGGACGCGGAGGATGCAACCGGATGTCGCGCGACAGCTGGACGAGGTGCTCGGGACGGAGGACTTCTTCCAGCGGAACTGTGGGGCGGCGGCGAAGTCGAAGTATCCCGAGCACTTCGCGGAAGCGGCGGAGGCAGAGGCCGGGGCAACGGAGATCAGGGAATATGTGCAGCTCCTGATCCCCGGGCTGCTCCAGACGCCCGCGTACGCACGGGCCGTGTGCCGCGCGTATCAGCCGACAGCCAACGAAGAGGGGATCGAAGAGTTGGTGGCAGCCCGGGTGGAGCGCGCCCGGGTCCTCGACGATCCAACAGCGCCTCTGTTGTGGGCGGTAATTGACGAGGCGGCGCTGCGTCGGGCGGTGGGCGGGCGCGAGGTGATGGCGGAGGCGCTGCGCCACCTCGCCGGGCTGGCCCGGCGCGGTCGGGCCATCGTGCAGGTGCTCCCTTTCGAGGCGGGAGCACACGCCGCGATGGAAGGCTCCCTCAAGTTGATGGATTTCGAGGACGCACCTCCACTGGTCTACTTCGAGGGCGTCGGCACTGGTCGGCTGGAGGACGATCCGGCCATCATCAAACACCAGCGCTTCACCTATCAGCTCCTCACTGCCTACGCCCTCTCCCCGCAGAACTCCCTGGCTCTCATCGAAGCGATGGCGCAGGATTACGCCCATGAGGAACACCCCTGAGGCCTGGCGCAAGTCCAGCTACAGCGGCGGCAGCGGCGGCAACTGCCTCGAAGTGGCCGTAGGCCACCCCACCGCCGTTCCCGTCCGTGACTCCAAGAACCCCCGAGGCCCGAAGCTCATGCTCCGGCCGGAGGCATGGTCGGCGTTCGTACAAGCCGTCGCGGCCCAAGAGGTCAGGACCTGACCTATATGCCTCCTAGCGTGTGGCCTGTCGACGGCATCGCAATCCACGGAGGGCCACACCATGACCACTGCCACGAAGACCACCCTGCCCACAGGCGAGCGCGCCGACCTGCTGGAGGCGCTGGCCAAGCAGCGGCACTTCTTGCGCTTCACCACCCGTGACCTCACCGACGAGCAGGCCGGGCAGCGGACCACCGTCAGCGAACTGTGTCTCGGCGGCCTGATCAAGCACGTCACGTCGGTGGAACGAAACTGGGTGCGCTTCATTCAGGACGGGCCGTCGTCGATGGGCGACTTCACCGCCATGACCGAGGACGACTGGGCCCGGCGGGCGGACGAGTTCCGGATGCTGCCCGGCGAGACCCTGGCCGGCGTGCTGGCCGCCTACGCGGAGACGGCCGACCGGACGGACGAACTGGTCGCCGCTCTGCCCGACCTGGACGCCGCCCACCCGCTGCCCAAGGCCCCGTGGTTCGAGGGCGGAGCGAAGTGGTCGGCCCGCAGGGTGCTGCTGCACATCGTCGCCGAGACCGCCCAGCACGCCGGCCACGCCGACATCGTCCGGGAGGCCCTGGACGGCGCCAAGAGCATGGGCTGACCCACCGACCGGCCGCGAAGCCGCCATCGCCGCGTACATCGACCGCCTGTCCGAGGGCGCCGACATCTCCGTAAAGACGCTGGCCAAGCAGCTGCCGTACGGCCAGTGCGCTCTCGGCACCGCGCTCAACCGCCTCCAACAGGCGGGCCACTTGCGCCGGGGGCCGCCCGGAGGCCCTGCCAGGAGGCGTGTGCAAGGGCTGCCAGGGCGGACGCACTCCCGCGCGCCCCGCCACGCTCCCGCCCGCCCCCGTGATCCACGCTCTCGCGGACGAGATCAGGGCTGCGATGTCGCTGGAACGAGAAGAGCGGACGTACGCATGATGACCGACCCGAACCCGCCGCTGTTGCGGCGGCCAGCCCACACACTCGCAGGTGTGTACAGTTTTCCCATGGACACGTATCCGCTCGTCGAAGCCCGCAACCAGCTCGGCCAACTGGTCGGCCGGGTCCGGCACGGACAGGAGCAGATCCTGATCACCGAGTACGGCAAACCCGCCGCGGCGCTCATCCCGATCAGCGAACTGGAAGAGCTGCAGCGACTGCGTGATGAGGCGGACATCGCCGAGGCGCGCGCTCGTGAGGTCGCGCCGGCCGGCCCGCCGATGTCCCACGACGAGTTCATGGCACAGCTGGAGGCGGAAGATCGCCGAGAGGCCGCTTCGTGACGTACACGGTGGTGTGGGAGAACCACGCCATGGACGAGTTCCGACGGCTCCGCGCCCTCGATCCGGTAGGTGCCAAGGCGACTGCCATGGCAGTACGTGCCCTCGCCGACGATCCCCGTCCCGATGCCGCCCGTGCCCTGGAACCTCCGGCTACCACCGGCTGCACGTCGGAAGTTGGCGCGTGCTGTACCGGCCGGCCGGACCCACCGTCACCGTGCATGTGCTGAAGGTCGGCCGCAGCAACTGAGCCCGGCCCCCGCGACAACCGGAGCCACCCATGAACCACGCCCAGCTCACCGTCCTAGGCCGTGCCCTCCGTGTGCTCGGCGAGCACGGGGAGGCTCTCGCCGGCGACACCTCCGACGCCAAGCTGTACGAGGTCAAGGCCGACCTCAAGCGGGCTGTCGAGCTGCTGGAGGACAGCGTCAACGCCCCCGCCCCCACCACCCGCTGCGCCGAGCATCCAGGCGGCCCGGTCGACGAGAACGCCCACGACCTGTGCCTGCTGTGCGAGACGCGCCGCAGGGCGGCCCGGCGGACGCAGATCAACGGCCCCGGAGCGCAGCCCCGGTCCGCCGGCGGTGCCCCCTCCCGTTACGGCGTCCGCGAGGACCGCCCCCAGCCGCAGCAGCGCTGGCTGCCCGAGCAGTGGACGGGCCAGGAGTGGCAGCTGTGCGGGACGCCGAGGCGGGACCGGCACGAGGCGGAGCTGTACATCAACGCCCAACGCCGGGCCCCGCGCGCCGCGATGGCGTACCGGCTCGTCCACGAGTTCACCGACTACGAGGTGCTGCGCGTGTGGGGCACGCCGGTGAAGGTGGACATCGAGCCGCTCGGGAACCTCTAGAGCCCTGGCCTCCGGCTACTTCAGCAGCGGCAGTGCCGCGAAGTCGTACCCCTCCCACAGCCGGCGCGAAACCTCCTCCGGGTACGGCCGCACCTGCGGCTCCACGTCCAGGACCCGGGTCAGCCGGTCCTCGCCGTCGTACGCGGGCCACCCCGGGTCCCCGGTCCGCGCGAACGCCGTCCACGCCGACTGGAAGTGCGCGGTCAGTGTCTTCGCCTCCGGCGGGACCCCGCTTCCCGCGAACAGGAGCTTGCCGAGGTCGGCGTCGTACGTGCCGAACAGCAGCGGGATGTCCAGGCCGTGGCACGCGCCGAGCGCGCCGCCGAACCCCGGTGCGGGCCAGACGAGTTCGTAGAGGTGGGCCCGGCCGCCACCCGCGGTCTGCGCCTCGGCCAGCCGCAGGGACGGCAGGCTGAACAGCCAGTCCGTCTGTACACGTTCGTGGAGTTCGCTGGGTGTGGCGTCCGGATAGGCCTCGCGGTAGGAGCGTTCACCGTCCGGGCCCGGCGCGAACATCCGCAACGCCGACGCCGCCTGCTCCTCGGTGATCTTGCCGTTCCGGTCGGCGAGAACGAGGAAGAGCCGGTACTCGTCCCGGTTGTGCCCGACGAGCAGCTCCACGTCCCGGGCGGCGCCCGACGCCAGGGCCTCCCAGGGCGTGCACGGCAGCACCTCGCCGTCGACGACCGGCGAGAAGGGCGTGACGGTGGGCACCACCCGGCCCCACCGGTCGTCGTACTCACGCATCCGCAGGCTCAACCGCTCGCCCACCGCGGGGAGTTGATGCGGGTCCACGGCGGACAGCGCGGCGGCCGTCGGTGCCAGGCCCGCCTCCTTGCCGATCTCCACCGCGATGTCCCGGGCGAGTTCGGCGGAGAAGTACGTGCCGGGCACGCTCTGCGCGACGGCCCGCCCGAACAGTCCCCGCGCGCTCGGCATCGCCAGCAGCGAGGCGACGGACCCCGCGCCCGCCGACTCCCCGAACACCGTGACCTGCCCGGGGTCCCCGCCGAACGCCGTGATGTTGTCCCGCACCCACTGAAGCGCGGCGACCTGGTCCAGCAGCCCCCGGTTCGCGGGCGCCCCCTCCAGCAGGGTGAACCCCTCAATGCCCACGCGGTAGTTGAGGGTGACGACGACCACGTCACCGGCGCGTGCGAGGTGCTGGGCGTCGTAGCCGGGGCTGCCCGAGTGACCGAGCTTGTAGGCGCCGCCGTAGATCCACACCATCACCGGGCGGCGGGCCGCCGGGTCCGCCTCGGGCGTCCAGACGTTGACCGTCAGCCAGTCGTCGCCGGTGGGCGCCGCGAGCTCTCCGGCGCGCCCCTGGAAGCCCGCCTCCTGCGGGGGCGGCGGCCCGAACTCGTACGCCTGCCGGGTCCCCTCCCAGCTCTTGACGGGCCGTGGCGCCTGGAACCGCGCCTGCCCCACCGGCGGTTCGGCGAACGGGATGCCCCGGAAGACCACGAGCCCGTCCTCGGCACGCCCGCGCACGGCACCGGCCGCGGTGCGTACGTCGAGGTCCCCGGCTGACGTCATCGTCGAACTCCTCTTGGTCGGTTCAGTTGGGAAACGAGGGCTGCGACGGACCGTGTTTCTCCACCAACGCCCGGGTCCGCTGCTCGTCCAGCTCGTACACGGTCTCGTGCGCCCGCGGGTCCCGCGCGTGCAGGGTGTGGAACAGCGGGCTCGTCGGCCCGCCCAGCTCCACCAGCGAGGCCGAGGCGCCGCGCACCGCGCGTTCGGTGCCGTACGGCGTCGTCAGGTCGATGCGGTTGACCACCCCCGGTGTCACCCACACCGGCACCGACTCCAGCATCCCGAAGAGCTGGAGATGGAAGTGACCGGTCAGGACGACCCGTACGTCACTCCCCCGGATCGCCTCCGCCAACTCCCCGGGGTTGAGCAGCCCGAAGACCTGCTGGGTCACGGACAGGCCGAGGCTGAGAGGCGGATGGTGGAAGGCGAGTACCGTGCCGTGCTCGGCCGGTGTCCTCAACACCTCGCGCAACCAGTCCAGTTGGGCCTCGGTGAACCGCCCGTACACCTTGCCCGGCACGAGCGAGTCCAGCGTGACGAAGCGGTGGCCGCCGACCGTGCTCACCGCGGCCCGCTCCGAGTCCCCGGTCTCCAGAACCGACTGCGGCTGCGCGTGCCCGCTGCCCAGCACCTTGCCGAAGGCCTCGCGCTCGTCGTGGTTGCCGGTCGTGTAGAAGACGGGAGCGCCGTGCGGCCGGGCGAACTCACCGACGAGTTCCCGCACCGTCGTATAGGCCTCCACCGCCCCGTCGTCGGCGATGTCCCCGGTGACGACGACCGCGTCGACGTCCCGCACATGCCGCAGCTCGGTGAGCATCAGCCGCAGTGAGTCGGTGGCGTTGACGCCGTTCCCGTTGGGGGCGTCGACGCTCTCCACGTGGGTGTCCGAGAGATGAATGATCCGCATGTCCCGCCACGCTAGCCGGAGTCGACCACCACAACCAGGCCGCCCGCCCGGCCGACGGGAGGTGGGGGCGGCCCCGAAGGACACCACCCCCACCTCCTCACCTCGGGCCGGACGGCCGACCGGTCAGCTCAGGGACTTCAGCGCGGACGCGTCGTACGGCTTCAGCTCGTCGTGGTGCCCCGCGAGGACCTTCGCCGCCCACTGCGGGTCCTGGAGCAGCGCCCGTCCGACGGCCACCATGTCGAACTCCTCCCGCTCCAGGGCGTCGAGGAGGTCGTCGATGCCCTTGAGCGGGGCGCCCTCGCCGGCGAAGCCACGGAGGAAGTCCCCGTCGAGCCCGACCGAGCCCACGGTGATGGTGGTCCGGCCCGTCAGCTTCTTCGTCCAGCCCGCGAGGTTGAGGTCGGAACCCTCGAACTCCGGGATCCAGTAACGGCGCGTGGAGGCGTGGAACGCGTCGACACCGGCCGCGGCGAGCGGCGCGAGGATCGCCTCCAGCTCCTGAGGCGTCTCGGCGAGCCGCGCCCGGTAGGCCTCCTGCTTCCACTGCGAGTACCGGAAGATGATCGGGAACTCCGCCGACACCGTCTCCCGTACGGCCGCCACGATCTCCGCCGCAAACTTCGTACGGGCGACGGGGTCACCGCCGTAGGCGTCGCCGCGGCGGTTCGTGCCCGCCCACAGGAACTGGTCGAGCAGGTAGCCGTGGGCGCCGTGCAGTTCCACGCCGTCGAAGCCGATGCGCTCGGCGGCGGCCGCGGCCTCGGCGAACGCGCCGATGACGTCGTCCAGGTCGCGCTGGGTCATCGCCTTGCCGGTGGGCTCCTCGGCTCCGAGGCGCAGGCCGGAGGGGCCGACGGCGGGTGCGTCGGCGTAGGGCGGCTCGCCCTGGCTGCGGACCATGCCGATGTGCCACAGCTGCGGAACGATGGTGCCGCCCGCCGCGTGCACCTGCTCGGCGACCTTCGCCCAGCCGGCCAGCTGCTCCTCGCCGTGGAACCGCGGGACGCTGTCGCTCTGGCCGGCCGAGTCGTGGCCGACGTACGTGCCCTCGGTGACGACCAGGCCGACTCCGGCGGCCGCGCGGCGGGAGTAGTACGACGCCACGTCGTCGCCGGGGACGCCGCCCGGGGAGAACATCCGGGTCATGGGCGCCATGGCGATGCGGTTCGGGACGGTCAGGCCGTTGATCGTGACCGGCCGGGAGAGGATCTCGGCGGCACGGGAGGCGGCTCCGGAGGCAGCGGTGGAGGCGGCCGGGGATGTGGCGGGGGCGGTCACGCGAGGCACTCCTGTGGGGACGGGCGACAGGTGGGATACCCGTCGGTATGTGCAACGTACATACGCGGCAACCGCCGCGTACAGCGCACGCATTCCGCTCAGCGGCCCAACGCCCTGTGATCCTGGCCACTGGCCACCGGCATGGCAGAAGCCCGCCCCACACACAGTGGGACGGGCTTCGTGTCGAGCGCCGGGCAGGCCTTGCACCTGCATCTCCCCGCAGGAAGCGGGGCGTCTTTCCTTGGACCACCAACGCGTAGTCGGACGACGGGAGTTCACGTCGACCGGCTCTTGATCAGCATAGCGCAATAAAACACCGGGGGCGGCCACCCCCTGTCTCCAGGAAGTGCCGCCCCCGGCAAGGACGTTGATCAACCGTCGGGCCCTGGGGCCCGGGTCGATCAGAAGTCCATGTCACCGCCCGGCATGCCGCCACCGGCGCCCGCGCCGGCACCGGCCTTTTCGGGCTTGTCGGCGATGACGGCCTCGGTGGTGAGGAAGAGCGCGGCGATGGAGGCCGCGTTCTGGAGCGCGGAGCGCGTGACCTTCGCCGGGTCGATGATGCCCTCGGCGATCATGTCGACGTACTC
This is a stretch of genomic DNA from Streptomyces sp. NBC_00285. It encodes these proteins:
- a CDS encoding NADH:flavin oxidoreductase, whose product is MTAPATSPAASTAASGAASRAAEILSRPVTINGLTVPNRIAMAPMTRMFSPGGVPGDDVASYYSRRAAAGVGLVVTEGTYVGHDSAGQSDSVPRFHGEEQLAGWAKVAEQVHAAGGTIVPQLWHIGMVRSQGEPPYADAPAVGPSGLRLGAEEPTGKAMTQRDLDDVIGAFAEAAAAAERIGFDGVELHGAHGYLLDQFLWAGTNRRGDAYGGDPVARTKFAAEIVAAVRETVSAEFPIIFRYSQWKQEAYRARLAETPQELEAILAPLAAAGVDAFHASTRRYWIPEFEGSDLNLAGWTKKLTGRTTITVGSVGLDGDFLRGFAGEGAPLKGIDDLLDALEREEFDMVAVGRALLQDPQWAAKVLAGHHDELKPYDASALKSLS
- a CDS encoding metallophosphoesterase family protein; translation: MRIIHLSDTHVESVDAPNGNGVNATDSLRLMLTELRHVRDVDAVVVTGDIADDGAVEAYTTVRELVGEFARPHGAPVFYTTGNHDEREAFGKVLGSGHAQPQSVLETGDSERAAVSTVGGHRFVTLDSLVPGKVYGRFTEAQLDWLREVLRTPAEHGTVLAFHHPPLSLGLSVTQQVFGLLNPGELAEAIRGSDVRVVLTGHFHLQLFGMLESVPVWVTPGVVNRIDLTTPYGTERAVRGASASLVELGGPTSPLFHTLHARDPRAHETVYELDEQRTRALVEKHGPSQPSFPN